In a genomic window of Halobiforma lacisalsi AJ5:
- a CDS encoding alpha/beta fold hydrolase: MNRWTSMATESGRGVDVAGPPEAQSIVLAHGAMFTRKMWGPQRDALAEEFRVVAPDLPGHGDRSGESFDLERGIAVLDDAIESYAGGSAVLVGLSLGGYLVTEYASRYPAKVDGLVVVGSSANPVRGLNLATRLTGAVVRLATRSDLVERAAQRLGKRWVRNRDLSPEHEREILESGIFPREFGTPGPDIAGRNARAKLESYPGPVLVVNGERDALMRRGEREHAAASGGDVVVLRDAGHICNLHRPEAFTDVVRRFVRDLDGR; this comes from the coding sequence ATGAACCGATGGACTTCGATGGCGACCGAATCCGGCCGGGGCGTCGACGTCGCCGGCCCGCCCGAAGCGCAGTCGATCGTGCTCGCCCACGGGGCGATGTTCACGCGGAAGATGTGGGGGCCACAGCGGGACGCGCTGGCCGAGGAGTTCCGCGTCGTCGCGCCCGACCTCCCCGGGCACGGGGACCGGTCCGGCGAGTCGTTCGACCTCGAGCGCGGGATCGCGGTGCTCGACGACGCGATCGAGTCGTACGCCGGCGGGAGCGCCGTCCTCGTGGGGCTGTCGCTCGGCGGCTACCTGGTGACCGAGTACGCGAGCCGCTACCCCGCGAAGGTCGACGGCCTCGTCGTCGTCGGGAGCAGCGCCAACCCGGTCCGGGGGCTGAACCTCGCGACGCGGCTCACCGGCGCCGTCGTGCGGCTGGCGACGCGCAGCGACCTCGTCGAGCGGGCGGCCCAGCGACTCGGCAAGCGGTGGGTTCGAAACCGGGACCTCTCGCCGGAGCACGAACGGGAAATCCTCGAGTCGGGCATCTTCCCGCGGGAGTTCGGCACGCCAGGCCCGGACATCGCCGGGCGGAACGCCCGGGCGAAACTGGAGTCGTATCCGGGGCCGGTGCTCGTGGTCAACGGGGAGCGCGACGCGCTCATGCGCCGCGGCGAACGGGAGCACGCGGCGGCCTCGGGCGGGGACGTGGTCGTCCTCCGGGACGCCGGCCACATCTGCAACCTCCATCGCCCGGAGGCGTTCACCGACGTCGTGCGGCGGTTCGTTCGCGACCTCGACGGGCGCTGA
- a CDS encoding efflux RND transporter permease subunit, translating to MARDLAERYAAALVARSKLVVVVLLLLTAVVAAGAVVNETEDAGIGEFETGSEEEAALEYVGENYRTDDAVVTQIVVRDEGEGGDVLTRESLLEGLSLQRDARANESVNETLTDEGFVGLENVVAAAAVYEDRAAAANGPPDTSEPTLEEGIEALESRSDEEVEALLAAVLDPDSEVDSQAGEDPTEFLPSDYEPGETEADARITFLFQEDAGENEEPEAAYAAQLEVESLFEQRFDDGFVFGQGITDAASASAVGDSFVVITPVALILVLGILAITYRDVVDVLLGLAGIAVVMAWLAGLMGWLGIPSSQLLIAVPFLLIGLSIDYALHVVMRYREARAGTLEVDVAEDGGRPDGEYEAEAVSSATAPAARGVRTGMAVGVGGVVLALAAATFSTGVGFLSNVVSPLPAIQDFAILSAGGIFATFVAFGIFVPALKVEVDGLLENRFGRDRAKPAFGVTPGRINRALSGSVVPARRAPVVVVLVALLLAAGGAYGATGIDTEFNEADFLPEDAPEWAKSFPEPFAPDTYTISEDAEYLGENFQDRGSQAEVLIRGDVTDPATLAAIEDARSGVAGGGTVDVRPDGSAAVDGPLSVLEDVAADNETVAAGIDERDTNDDGIPDEDLEGLYDLLYGTDADRAATVLERTDDGTYESARLVVSVRGDAAAQSVADDTRAFASEIEGGAPVTAVVTGPPVATAVIQDALLETLIQAFVVTLAVILVFLTALYWVRHRTLSLGVVTLAPVVAALAWLLGTMAVLGVPFNSETAVITSLAIGLGVDYSIHLGERFVAERERADSIEAALEATVTGTGGALLGSALTTAAGFGVLALALAPPLRRFGLVTGLSIVFAFVACLTVLPSLLVLRERVLGRE from the coding sequence ATGGCGCGTGACCTCGCCGAGCGGTACGCAGCGGCGCTGGTCGCCCGGAGCAAACTCGTCGTCGTCGTCCTCCTGCTGCTGACCGCGGTCGTCGCGGCCGGGGCCGTCGTCAACGAAACCGAGGACGCTGGCATCGGCGAGTTCGAGACCGGCTCCGAGGAGGAGGCTGCCCTCGAGTACGTCGGGGAGAACTACAGGACCGACGACGCGGTCGTCACGCAGATCGTGGTCCGCGACGAGGGCGAGGGCGGCGACGTCCTCACCAGGGAATCGTTGCTCGAGGGGCTGTCCCTCCAGCGTGACGCCCGCGCGAACGAGTCGGTGAACGAGACGCTGACCGACGAGGGCTTCGTCGGCCTCGAGAACGTCGTCGCCGCCGCGGCCGTCTACGAGGACCGCGCCGCCGCGGCCAACGGGCCGCCGGACACGAGCGAGCCGACCCTCGAGGAGGGGATCGAGGCGCTCGAGTCCCGCTCCGACGAGGAGGTCGAGGCGTTGCTCGCGGCGGTGCTCGATCCCGACTCCGAAGTCGACTCCCAGGCCGGCGAGGACCCGACCGAGTTCCTCCCGAGCGACTACGAACCCGGCGAGACGGAGGCCGACGCACGGATCACGTTCCTCTTCCAGGAGGACGCCGGCGAGAACGAGGAGCCCGAGGCCGCCTACGCGGCCCAACTCGAGGTCGAGTCGCTGTTCGAACAGCGGTTCGACGACGGGTTCGTCTTCGGCCAGGGGATCACCGACGCGGCCTCCGCGAGCGCGGTCGGCGACAGTTTCGTCGTCATCACGCCCGTCGCCCTGATACTCGTCCTCGGCATCCTCGCGATCACGTACCGGGACGTCGTCGACGTCCTGCTCGGCCTGGCGGGCATCGCCGTCGTAATGGCCTGGCTCGCGGGGCTGATGGGCTGGCTGGGGATCCCCTCGAGCCAGTTGCTGATCGCCGTCCCCTTCCTCCTGATCGGGCTCTCGATCGACTACGCGTTGCACGTCGTGATGCGGTACCGGGAGGCCCGGGCCGGCACGCTCGAGGTGGACGTAGCGGAGGACGGAGGACGTCCGGACGGCGAATACGAAGCGGAGGCCGTCTCGAGTGCGACCGCTCCCGCGGCCCGCGGCGTCCGCACCGGGATGGCCGTCGGGGTCGGCGGCGTCGTGCTCGCGCTCGCCGCCGCGACGTTCTCGACCGGGGTCGGCTTCCTCTCGAACGTCGTCAGCCCGCTGCCCGCCATCCAGGACTTCGCGATCCTCAGCGCCGGGGGGATCTTTGCGACGTTCGTCGCGTTCGGGATCTTCGTTCCCGCTCTGAAGGTCGAAGTCGACGGCCTGCTCGAGAACCGGTTCGGTCGCGACCGGGCCAAACCCGCCTTCGGCGTCACGCCCGGCCGGATCAACCGCGCGCTCTCGGGCAGCGTCGTCCCCGCGCGGCGCGCGCCGGTCGTCGTCGTCCTCGTCGCGCTCCTGCTGGCCGCCGGCGGGGCCTACGGCGCGACCGGTATCGACACGGAGTTCAACGAGGCCGACTTCCTGCCGGAGGACGCTCCCGAGTGGGCGAAATCCTTCCCGGAGCCGTTCGCGCCCGACACCTACACGATCAGCGAGGACGCCGAGTACCTGGGCGAGAACTTCCAGGACCGCGGCTCGCAGGCCGAAGTGCTGATACGCGGGGACGTGACCGATCCCGCGACGCTGGCGGCGATCGAGGACGCGCGGTCAGGGGTCGCCGGTGGCGGGACGGTCGACGTCCGTCCCGACGGCAGTGCCGCCGTGGACGGGCCGCTGTCCGTCCTCGAGGACGTCGCCGCGGACAACGAGACCGTGGCGGCGGGGATCGACGAGCGGGATACGAACGACGACGGCATTCCGGACGAGGACCTCGAGGGCCTGTACGACCTGCTCTACGGGACCGACGCCGACCGGGCGGCGACGGTCCTCGAGCGAACCGACGACGGAACCTACGAGTCGGCCCGCCTCGTCGTCAGCGTGCGCGGCGACGCGGCGGCCCAGAGCGTCGCCGACGACACCCGCGCCTTCGCGAGCGAGATCGAAGGCGGCGCGCCGGTGACGGCGGTCGTCACCGGACCGCCGGTCGCGACCGCCGTCATCCAGGACGCCCTGCTCGAGACGCTGATCCAGGCGTTCGTGGTGACGCTGGCCGTCATCCTCGTCTTCCTGACGGCGCTGTACTGGGTGCGCCACCGGACGCTCTCGCTCGGGGTCGTGACGCTTGCACCCGTCGTGGCCGCGCTGGCGTGGCTGCTCGGGACGATGGCGGTCCTCGGCGTCCCGTTCAACAGCGAGACGGCCGTCATCACGAGCCTCGCGATCGGACTGGGCGTCGACTACAGCATCCACCTCGGCGAGCGGTTCGTCGCCGAACGGGAACGGGCGGACTCGATCGAGGCAGCCCTCGAGGCGACGGTCACCGGCACCGGCGGCGCATTGCTCGGCAGCGCACTGACGACGGCCGCCGGGTTCGGCGTGCTCGCCCTGGCGCTCGCGCCGCCGCTCCGCCGGTTCGGCCTCGTCACCGGACTGAGCATCGTCTTCGCCTTCGTCGCCTGTCTGACGGTGTTGCCGAGCCTGCTCGTGCTCCGCGAGCGGGTGCTGGGCCGGGAGTGA
- a CDS encoding DUF4097 family beta strand repeat-containing protein has product MSRRRLLGGIAATASAALAGCTGTTPFVGQQLATSDTVPATDVDVLRVYGKTGEITVTGGDRDDVAVDIEKQSSSVRTDLENLELRRERADGTLELRSEWDGTEGWFRSRPSMNLEIDVPREMALEEVSTSVGRVTVRDVAGDLRVDTSTGRIDVANVDGGVGASASTGRVEIRDVERLDDVSTSTGEIDIDVPAIDGDTSVTASTGRIDAAIDPDLDAELRAETSTGRIEIEGLELQDETRGDDVVTGTLGDGGPTLRFETSTGEITLRALE; this is encoded by the coding sequence GTGAGCAGACGACGTCTGCTCGGCGGGATCGCCGCAACCGCAAGCGCCGCGCTCGCCGGCTGTACCGGCACGACGCCGTTCGTCGGGCAGCAACTCGCGACCTCGGATACCGTCCCCGCAACGGACGTCGACGTGCTGCGCGTCTACGGGAAGACCGGCGAAATCACGGTGACCGGCGGTGACCGCGACGACGTCGCGGTCGACATCGAGAAGCAATCCAGTTCGGTCCGGACCGACCTCGAGAACCTCGAACTTCGACGGGAACGGGCTGACGGCACCCTCGAACTCCGCTCGGAGTGGGACGGCACCGAGGGCTGGTTCCGGAGTCGGCCCTCGATGAACCTCGAGATCGACGTCCCCCGGGAGATGGCACTCGAAGAGGTCTCGACGAGCGTCGGCCGCGTGACGGTCAGGGACGTCGCCGGCGACCTCCGGGTCGACACCAGTACCGGACGGATCGACGTCGCGAACGTCGACGGCGGTGTCGGCGCGAGCGCGAGCACGGGTCGCGTCGAGATCCGCGACGTCGAACGCCTCGACGACGTTTCCACGAGCACGGGCGAGATCGATATCGACGTCCCGGCGATCGACGGCGACACGTCGGTCACGGCCAGTACCGGCCGCATCGACGCGGCGATCGATCCGGATCTCGACGCCGAACTCCGCGCGGAGACGAGCACCGGCCGCATCGAGATCGAGGGCCTCGAGTTACAGGACGAGACCCGGGGGGACGACGTGGTCACGGGCACCCTGGGCGACGGCGGACCGACGCTCCGGTTCGAGACGTCGACCGGAGAGATCACGCTCCGGGCGCTCGAGTAG
- a CDS encoding NAD(P)-dependent alcohol dehydrogenase, with the protein MKAFVMEEIGETGMTEKDRPEPGPADAILEPTKGLICTSDCHTVHGAIGERADLTLGHEIVGTVDAVGDAVEDFEPGDRVVVGAITPDWNSRAAQDGHPSQSNGALGGWKFANVKDGTFAEYVHVNDADGNLAHIPDGVSDHEAAYTTDMMSTGFAAAENADVPVGGTVAVFAQGPVGLMATRGAALQGAGEIIAVETVEKRQELAREYGADRIVDFEEGDPAEQIMDLTDGEGVDAAIEALGADATFQDCIRVTKPGGTVSNVGYHGEGEFRHVPREEWGVGMAEIDIVTDLCPGGRLRMERLLRLLENDRVDPTPMTTHEFAFDEIEEAFEMMDEKADGIIKPLIHFD; encoded by the coding sequence ATGAAGGCGTTCGTCATGGAGGAGATCGGCGAAACGGGGATGACCGAGAAGGACCGTCCCGAGCCGGGACCGGCCGACGCGATACTGGAACCCACGAAGGGGTTGATCTGTACGTCCGACTGTCACACGGTCCACGGCGCCATCGGCGAGCGGGCGGACCTCACGCTTGGCCACGAAATCGTCGGCACCGTCGACGCGGTCGGCGACGCCGTCGAGGACTTCGAACCCGGCGACCGGGTCGTCGTCGGCGCGATCACGCCCGACTGGAACTCGAGGGCGGCACAGGACGGCCACCCCTCACAGTCGAACGGTGCGCTCGGGGGCTGGAAGTTCGCGAACGTCAAGGACGGCACGTTCGCGGAGTACGTCCACGTTAACGACGCCGACGGAAACCTCGCGCACATCCCCGACGGGGTGAGCGATCACGAGGCCGCGTACACGACGGACATGATGTCGACGGGGTTCGCCGCCGCGGAGAACGCCGACGTACCCGTCGGCGGTACCGTCGCCGTCTTCGCCCAGGGCCCGGTCGGACTGATGGCGACCAGGGGCGCGGCGCTCCAGGGGGCCGGCGAGATCATCGCGGTCGAAACCGTCGAGAAGCGCCAGGAACTCGCCAGGGAGTACGGGGCGGACCGGATCGTCGACTTCGAGGAGGGGGATCCGGCCGAGCAGATTATGGACCTCACAGACGGCGAGGGGGTCGACGCCGCAATCGAGGCGCTCGGCGCGGATGCGACCTTTCAGGACTGTATCCGAGTCACGAAACCCGGTGGGACCGTCTCGAACGTCGGCTACCACGGTGAGGGCGAGTTCCGGCACGTCCCCCGCGAGGAGTGGGGCGTCGGCATGGCCGAGATCGACATCGTCACCGACCTCTGTCCCGGCGGCCGACTCCGGATGGAGCGCCTCCTTCGACTCCTCGAGAACGACCGGGTCGATCCGACGCCGATGACGACCCACGAGTTCGCGTTCGACGAGATCGAGGAGGCGTTCGAGATGATGGACGAGAAGGCGGACGGGATCATCAAGCCGCTTATCCACTTCGACTGA
- a CDS encoding sensor domain-containing protein, which yields MATTSSDTTRSQSTDAASGGRGIAAAPVDPWTYRSLAYLLLAFPLAVLYFTVVVAGASITLGLSVTLLGPLAFVATLLLIVGLTWLDGAVTEGLLEADVSPGFPETEAGIIEFLRELVLGRATWLGAVYLLWKTLLGFVAFVGIVVGLSLAASLLVTPLYYGDHVVVAGWYEIDTFPRALAAAAGGVVVGYATLLGVNLAGRLAAVVAERLLTIDHDEE from the coding sequence ATGGCTACGACATCCTCCGATACGACACGATCGCAGTCGACCGATGCCGCATCCGGCGGTCGCGGGATCGCCGCCGCGCCGGTCGACCCCTGGACGTACCGTTCGCTCGCGTACTTGCTGCTCGCGTTCCCGCTTGCGGTCCTCTACTTCACCGTCGTCGTCGCGGGTGCGTCGATAACCCTCGGACTGAGCGTCACGCTGCTTGGCCCGCTCGCGTTCGTCGCGACGCTGCTTTTGATCGTCGGGCTCACGTGGCTCGACGGCGCGGTGACCGAAGGGCTGCTCGAGGCGGACGTTTCGCCCGGCTTTCCGGAGACGGAGGCTGGCATCATCGAGTTCCTGCGAGAACTCGTGCTCGGTCGGGCGACCTGGCTCGGCGCGGTCTACCTGCTGTGGAAGACGCTGCTCGGGTTCGTCGCGTTCGTCGGAATCGTCGTCGGCCTCTCGCTGGCCGCGAGCCTCCTGGTCACGCCGCTGTACTACGGCGACCACGTCGTCGTCGCCGGCTGGTACGAGATCGACACGTTCCCGCGTGCGCTGGCTGCGGCCGCGGGCGGCGTCGTCGTCGGCTACGCCACGCTCCTGGGCGTAAACCTCGCCGGCCGGCTCGCGGCGGTCGTCGCCGAGCGGCTGTTGACCATCGACCACGACGAAGAGTGA
- a CDS encoding DUF7521 family protein, which produces MVVADLEPAAVLFATALATALVGTVVAGLAYRGYQRNDSEPMRFLAVGVVCITVGPFLVSYGLAPALALSQAVTLLGVLLSNIAGLLAILYSLEGVQ; this is translated from the coding sequence ATGGTCGTCGCTGACCTCGAGCCCGCGGCCGTCCTCTTCGCGACGGCGCTCGCGACAGCCCTCGTGGGGACCGTCGTCGCCGGCCTCGCCTATCGGGGGTACCAGCGCAACGACAGCGAGCCGATGCGGTTCCTGGCCGTCGGGGTGGTCTGCATCACCGTCGGCCCGTTCCTCGTCAGCTACGGGCTCGCGCCCGCGCTGGCGCTGTCACAGGCCGTGACGCTGCTCGGCGTCTTGCTTTCGAACATCGCCGGCCTGCTCGCGATCCTCTACTCGCTCGAGGGTGTCCAATAA
- a CDS encoding ArsR/SmtB family transcription factor, with amino-acid sequence MSDDGEADVVDVLSDDYARTILEQTREEPKSVDALSDACGADPSTIYRRVEQLQERDLLEDQQKLDPGGHHYKVYSARLREVRIQLGEDGFRVDVDRGPEESAADRFTRLYEGFK; translated from the coding sequence ATGAGCGACGACGGTGAGGCCGACGTCGTCGACGTGCTCAGCGACGACTACGCACGGACGATCCTCGAGCAGACCCGCGAGGAGCCCAAGTCCGTCGACGCGCTGAGCGACGCCTGCGGGGCCGATCCGTCCACCATCTACCGCCGCGTCGAGCAACTACAGGAGCGTGACCTCCTCGAGGACCAGCAGAAGCTCGACCCCGGCGGCCACCACTACAAGGTCTACAGCGCCCGCCTCCGCGAGGTGCGGATCCAGCTCGGGGAGGATGGGTTCCGGGTCGACGTCGATCGAGGGCCGGAAGAGTCGGCGGCCGACCGCTTCACCAGACTCTACGAGGGATTCAAATGA
- a CDS encoding ABC transporter permease translates to MDARKQPWRRISHVGRADFRQRIRSRKVLAVLAVIAYLGYLVNVGSVEIFYQDSSGDQLVQYTGEPTSAYVGLTAGVTGATVLFLTGYYLLGGSLERDQRTDVDRLVASTGISTRELLLGKWLSHVGYVGVVLGTLGTAAVINHLIHGTGTTDPIWILGPIFLLGVPVGCLVAGVTLLFQSTDRFSGTVGNVTYFLAATITTVAVLATTDGYARTEIPLWLRLSDTIGMLVTADLTYDALRSVWPGYDGTGIASFGAGASSAEIVRFHWDGSAWPLWFYANRTGLAVLGLVLTAVAAVPYDRFDSESSSDGKGLVARVRHSVPSIRSDSSGEAAVANVGDTTLTPVTDRTAGGLGRLVLQELRLLVRGQPWWWYAGAAVIGIVGITGSAATEATVTVAAMWPIFLWSSMGSRPSRHRMMPFIVSSKQPYGQLVAEWIAGVIVAVAFFGVSLWPAVADTGAGGAVVLIGAVLFAPSLAQALGYWSGTRRLFELAYLLLWYIGPLNQVPRLDFAGATSKTIGTTTPLVFGGIGLAALVAAFTHRYRKT, encoded by the coding sequence ATGGACGCCCGAAAACAGCCCTGGCGCCGGATCAGTCACGTCGGACGGGCGGATTTCCGGCAACGAATTCGGTCCCGAAAGGTACTCGCCGTCCTCGCCGTAATCGCGTACCTCGGGTATCTGGTCAACGTCGGCAGCGTCGAGATTTTCTACCAAGACTCGAGCGGCGACCAGTTGGTCCAGTACACCGGCGAACCGACGTCGGCGTACGTCGGCCTCACCGCCGGCGTGACCGGCGCAACGGTCCTCTTTCTGACCGGTTACTACCTCCTCGGCGGGTCGCTCGAGCGCGATCAACGGACCGACGTCGATCGACTCGTCGCGAGTACGGGGATCTCCACGCGGGAGTTACTCCTCGGGAAGTGGCTCAGCCACGTCGGATACGTCGGCGTCGTACTCGGAACGCTCGGGACCGCAGCAGTCATCAACCACCTCATCCACGGAACGGGAACGACGGATCCGATCTGGATCCTCGGCCCGATATTCCTGCTCGGCGTGCCGGTCGGCTGTTTGGTCGCCGGGGTCACGCTGCTGTTCCAGTCGACCGATCGGTTCAGTGGAACGGTCGGAAACGTGACGTACTTCCTCGCAGCGACGATCACAACGGTGGCCGTCTTGGCTACGACCGATGGGTACGCCCGAACCGAAATACCGCTCTGGCTCAGACTCAGCGACACGATCGGAATGCTCGTCACCGCCGACCTGACCTACGATGCGTTGCGCTCGGTGTGGCCGGGCTACGACGGTACGGGGATAGCGAGTTTCGGCGCCGGGGCGTCCAGCGCGGAGATCGTTCGGTTCCACTGGGACGGCAGCGCGTGGCCACTCTGGTTCTACGCGAACCGTACCGGGTTGGCCGTGCTGGGACTCGTCCTGACGGCCGTTGCAGCCGTGCCGTACGATCGGTTCGACTCCGAGAGCTCGTCTGACGGCAAGGGACTCGTCGCCCGAGTCCGCCACAGCGTTCCCTCGATCCGGTCCGACTCGAGCGGGGAAGCCGCCGTCGCGAACGTCGGTGATACGACTCTGACGCCTGTCACGGACCGAACCGCTGGGGGGCTCGGGCGGCTCGTCCTGCAGGAACTACGGCTGCTGGTCCGCGGTCAGCCGTGGTGGTGGTACGCCGGCGCAGCCGTGATCGGTATCGTCGGGATCACCGGCTCGGCCGCCACGGAAGCGACCGTCACGGTCGCGGCAATGTGGCCGATCTTCCTGTGGTCATCGATGGGGAGTCGACCGAGTCGCCATCGGATGATGCCGTTTATCGTCTCGTCGAAGCAACCCTACGGCCAGCTCGTCGCGGAGTGGATCGCCGGTGTGATCGTAGCCGTGGCGTTTTTCGGCGTTTCCCTCTGGCCAGCGGTGGCCGACACGGGAGCCGGCGGCGCCGTCGTTCTTATCGGTGCCGTCCTCTTTGCTCCGTCTCTCGCACAGGCCCTGGGGTACTGGTCCGGAACGCGACGGCTGTTCGAACTCGCGTACTTGCTGCTCTGGTATATCGGTCCACTCAACCAGGTACCCAGACTGGACTTCGCCGGTGCCACGTCGAAGACGATCGGGACGACGACGCCGTTGGTGTTCGGCGGAATCGGTCTGGCGGCGCTCGTAGCCGCGTTCACGCATCGATATCGAAAAACCTAG
- a CDS encoding ABC transporter ATP-binding protein has translation MSVRLNLEDVGKRYTDEIWGVRGIDLELEEGIHGLLGPNGAGKSTLMRIITTVSKPTTGTAYWNGTDIVELPSAVRDHLGYLPQSFGVYPDLTAEEFLEYIAALRGLDRETSDARIDELLSLTNLEHVRNDRLRTFSGGMRQRVGIAQALVNDPELLVVDEPTVGLDPEERVRFRNVISATASDRVVVLSTHIVPDIEATANTVAVLDDGELVTHTDPETLVEATDGKVYEYLVPRDDLEGVREQYQVSSTVQRSDGVRVRVIADKRPTADATSVTPTLEDAYLNRIGRGV, from the coding sequence ATGAGCGTACGACTGAATCTGGAAGACGTCGGCAAGCGATATACCGACGAGATCTGGGGGGTGCGGGGAATTGATCTCGAACTCGAGGAAGGGATCCACGGCCTGCTCGGTCCGAACGGGGCCGGGAAGTCGACGTTGATGCGGATCATCACCACCGTCTCGAAGCCGACGACTGGCACCGCCTACTGGAACGGCACCGACATCGTCGAGCTGCCGTCGGCGGTCCGCGACCATCTGGGCTATCTGCCCCAGAGTTTCGGCGTCTATCCCGACCTCACCGCCGAGGAGTTCCTCGAGTACATCGCCGCCCTACGGGGGCTCGACCGGGAAACCTCCGACGCCCGGATCGACGAGTTACTCTCGCTGACGAACCTCGAGCACGTCCGGAACGACAGGCTCCGGACGTTCTCCGGCGGAATGCGTCAGCGGGTCGGCATCGCACAGGCGCTCGTGAACGATCCGGAGTTGCTGGTGGTCGACGAACCGACGGTCGGCCTCGATCCGGAAGAGCGAGTCCGGTTCCGGAACGTCATCTCGGCGACCGCGAGCGATCGCGTCGTAGTACTCTCGACGCATATCGTGCCGGACATCGAAGCGACGGCGAACACGGTGGCGGTCCTCGACGACGGCGAACTGGTGACACACACGGACCCGGAGACGCTCGTCGAAGCCACCGACGGCAAGGTCTACGAGTACCTCGTCCCCCGCGACGATCTCGAGGGCGTTCGGGAGCAGTACCAGGTGTCGAGTACGGTCCAGCGATCCGACGGCGTTAGGGTCAGGGTGATCGCCGACAAACGGCCAACCGCCGACGCGACGTCAGTCACCCCGACGCTCGAGGACGCCTATCTCAATCGGATCGGGAGAGGGGTGTAG
- a CDS encoding sensor domain-containing protein, whose product MARSAATASDDRVERFGGRLGWFVSVPFERRTYLNLAYLLLAFPLGLAYFVFVTIGVSLGLGLTIVLVGIPILAFTLAVGLALAGFERWLTAAMLDVEIEPRTDLSGERRRDQFVSLVTDRKTWSSLLYLPAKFVVGLAGFVVATTGLSTGLSMLVLPLYYDRPGLYVGLVPDRAPEISQTLYLGWNYLLVGFDAVFTFGHWKITTLPRAVAAAGVGLLLLLVTLHVLNAFARVSGWFARVMLEDGYDPFAVVRRSL is encoded by the coding sequence ATGGCACGGTCGGCAGCTACCGCGTCCGACGACCGAGTCGAACGGTTCGGGGGGCGTCTCGGGTGGTTCGTCTCGGTCCCGTTCGAGCGGCGAACGTACCTTAACCTGGCGTACCTGCTGCTCGCGTTCCCGCTAGGGCTTGCGTACTTCGTGTTCGTGACGATCGGCGTCTCCCTCGGGCTCGGACTCACGATCGTCCTGGTCGGGATCCCGATCCTCGCGTTCACGCTCGCAGTTGGACTCGCGCTCGCGGGGTTCGAGCGCTGGCTGACCGCAGCCATGCTCGACGTGGAAATCGAACCCCGGACGGACCTCTCCGGCGAGCGACGACGGGACCAGTTCGTCTCCCTGGTAACGGACCGCAAGACCTGGTCCTCGCTGCTGTACCTCCCCGCGAAGTTCGTCGTCGGGCTGGCGGGGTTCGTCGTCGCGACGACGGGCCTGTCGACGGGTCTGAGCATGCTCGTGCTCCCGCTGTACTACGACCGGCCGGGGCTGTACGTCGGGCTCGTTCCCGATCGGGCGCCCGAAATCAGCCAGACGCTGTATCTCGGGTGGAACTACCTGCTCGTCGGCTTCGATGCAGTGTTTACGTTCGGGCACTGGAAAATCACGACGCTGCCCCGGGCGGTCGCCGCCGCGGGGGTCGGCCTGTTGCTCCTGCTCGTGACGCTGCACGTCCTGAACGCGTTTGCCCGCGTCTCCGGCTGGTTCGCCCGCGTGATGCTCGAGGACGGATACGATCCGTTCGCCGTGGTCCGCCGGTCGCTGTAG